A part of Carassius auratus strain Wakin unplaced genomic scaffold, ASM336829v1 scaf_tig00002951, whole genome shotgun sequence genomic DNA contains:
- the LOC113070056 gene encoding apoptosis-inducing factor 3-like, whose protein sequence is MSEVQSGLVDGLHPEEEVTDVVCDEAELKDGEMMEVEVGEHNVLLVRCDGVYSAISNQCTHYGAPLSKGVLSGHRVRCPWHGSCFNVKTGDLEEYPGIDCLPCHKWIADF, encoded by the exons ATGTCTGAGGTACAATCAG GTTTAGTGGATGGTTTGCATCCAGAAGAAGAGGTGACAGATGTTGTATGTGACGAGGCAGAACTCAAAGACGGAGA AATGATGGAGGTAGAGGTCGGTGAGCACAATGTTCTGTTGGTACGCTGTGATGGGGTGTACAGTGCCATCAGTAACCAGTGCACACACTATGGTGCCCCTCTGAGCAAAG GGGTGCTGTCAGGTCACAGGGTCCGCTGTCCCTGGCATGGTTCCTGTTTCAATGTGAAGACCGGTGACTTGGAGGAGTATCCTGGAATTGACTGTCTGCCTTGCCACAAG tgGATCGCAGACTTCTGA